A single region of the Amphiura filiformis chromosome 7, Afil_fr2py, whole genome shotgun sequence genome encodes:
- the LOC140157473 gene encoding post-GPI attachment to proteins factor 4-like has translation MFRHYATFSLKTIIFYAIFFSCLYPFLSRYLRFSKLYQLDENKTVKNVFDINSERLTQAESYLNTINPDHTKQMYLKNGAKSDLRLAIGVVTVGRSPIRDDNPMYLTQVMSRLHQVLTESNAIGDIFLFICNVDEHPEKHTEATYLTNFFPNITRVYDAGNSLLDDAHLRRTRHSSERQDYAYCLESALHFNPKYVVLVEDDAYPHQDFYEILHTILQTKLETRIRRGGLVVEDPKDWAWLKLSIPYYMNDFHRDNFVRTQWITLTCVISGIITLTFYLYKETRSLQSTKIQRNHILSCYIVLIVSFLFFLPVVWTFGRPYYLKSRGISHYFYYLEPGTSCCTPAVLYPSDKVPGIIDFLRHADFKSIPMDWAMDEYRRELKLKQYLLTPNIFTHIGFYSSLNGLRKKKSFAYEYFND, from the coding sequence ATGTTCCGACACTACGCAACTTTCTCTCTGAAAACAATAATCTTTTACGCTATATTTTTCTCATGCTTGTATCCATTCTTAAGCCGGTATTTACGATTTTCCAAACTGTACCAACTTGATGAAAACAAAACTGtgaaaaatgtttttgatatCAATTCTGAAAGACTAACACAAGCGGAATCATATTTAAACACAATAAACCCGGATCACACCAAGCAAATGTATTTGAAAAACGGCGCCAAAAGTGATTTACGACTCGCAATTGGTGTGGTTACAGTTGGGAGATCGCCCATTCGTGATGACAATCCTATGTATCTGACCCAAGTAATGAGTAGACTGCACCAGGTGTTGACAGAAAGTAATGCGATAGGTGATATATTCCTCTTTATTTGCAACGTCGATGAACATCCAGAAAAACATACGGAAGCCACGTACTTGACAAACTTCTTTCCTAACATCACACGAGTATACGACGCTGGGAATTCGCTACTTGACGATGCACACTTACGCCGAACCCGTCATTCTAGTGAAAGACAGGACTATGCTTATTGCCTAGAATCTGCGTTACATTTTAATCCCAAATACGTCGTTTTAGTTGAAGATGACGCTTACCCACATCaagatttttatgaaattttacaCACTATTCTTCAAACAAAACTTGAGACTAGAATCCGACGAGGTGGACTTGTTGTTGAAGATCCGAAAGATTGGGCTTGGTTGAAGTTAAGCATTCCCTACTATATGAACGATTTCCACCGGGATAATTTTGTGAGAACTCAATGGATTACACTTACATGCGTCATATCCGGCATTATCACGCTGACCTTTTACCtttataaagaaaccagatctctTCAAAGTACGAAGATACAAAGAAACCATATACTTTCTTGTTACATAGTCCTTATAGTAAGCTTTTTATTCTTCTTACCAGTCGTTTGGACATTTGGGCGTCCATACTATCTTAAATCACGCGGGATCTCGCACTACTTTTATTATTTAGAACCAGGTACTTCTTGTTGCACGCCAGCAGTACTCTACCCATCCGATAAAGTGCCTGGAATAATTGACTTTTTAAGACATGCCGATTTTAAAAGCATACCTATGGATTGGGCTATGGACGAGTACAGACGCGAACTTAAACTCAAGCAGTATCTTTTGACGCCCAATATTTTCACGCACATTGGATTTTATTCGTCTTTGAATGGTCTCCGGAAGAAAAAGTCTTTTGCTTATGAATATTTTAATGATTGA